The Acidobacteriota bacterium sequence GGCGCTTTATACCCGGATGATTTCCGAGCCCGCCTGGAAGCTCCTCGAGCGGGGGGGAAAACGCTGGAGACCGATTTTCGGCATTCATCTGCTCGGGGCCCTGGGCCGCGATCCCGGCCCGTTCGAACGCCTGATTGCCGTTCTCAGCGAGTTGACGCATACGGGATCTCTCATCATCGACGACATCCAGGACCGCTCTTCGGCGCGGCGGGGCGGCGCGTGCGTCCATCTCTGCTATGGAGACGGTCCGGCCATCAACGCCGCGAACGTACTGTATTTCATGCCCCAGCTTCTCATCATGAGCCAATCGGGTCTGACCGCACGGCGGAAACTCGAAATCCACCAAATCCTTGTCCGGCAGTTTGTGCGCGCCCACTTCGGGCAGGCCCGCGACCTCGACCGACCGGCGCCTTTGACAAAGGCGGCTCTCAAATCCCTGCCGGGACGTTCGGCGGACGTGAATATTCTCCGCACTTATGAACTGAAAACCGCCGCGCCGATCGCCGGACTGGCCGAGGTCTGCGCGGTCATCGCCGGCTCCGTCCCGGCCGTTCGCCGGGATTGCGTTGAATTCGGCCGGGCTCTCGGCACGGCCTTTCAGATCGTCGACGATGTCCGGGATTTCGATCGCCCGGGGAAAAGCGGTCGGGAGTGCGGCAAGGATCTCGGCGAAGGGAAAATCACCTATGCGATTTTGCGGGCGCTCGAATGTCTGCGGGGATCCGCCCGGGACGAATTGATCGACATTCTGACCTCACGGACCCGGCGGTCAAACCCGGCGGACCGGGCGCGCGGATTAACTCTCGTCCGGCGCTCCGGTGCGCTGGCCGCCTGTCGCCGCGAAGCCGAGGCCATGGTTGCGCCGGTCTGGCGGACTCTGGCCGCACGATTGTCTTCTTCCGGGCACAAGAAGTTCCTGAAGCAGCTGGTTGCTCACTTGATGGATAACCCTGCCGGGATCGAACGCTTGTGAAAAAGATTCCCCAAAGATGACGGGAATGATAAAATGATCGGGGATTGAGATCATGGTCGGAGAGACTCTGAAGCATTACCGCGTCGAGGACAGGCTCGGCAAAGGCGGAATGGGTGTCGTTTATAAAGCCCGCGACCTTCGCCTCGACCGGCCCGTGGCCTTGAAAATCCCCGATCCGGCCCTCGTGGCCAACCCCCAGCGCCGGCAGAGATTCATGTTTGAGGCCCGTTCCGCGGCGGCCGTCAGCCATCCGGCCATCGCCCAGGTCTACGATATTGATGAAGCCGACGGGACGCTGTTTATTGCCATGGAGTTCGTCGACGGCCGGTCCGTGGGCCGTCTTGTCGCCGAGGGCGAACTCGATCTTCTCGGCTCCATCGAAATCGCCATCCAGGTCGCCGAGGGGCTGGCCAAGGCCCACGACGCCGGCATTCTTCACCGCGACATCAAGCCGGACAACATCATGGTGACTCCGGACGGCCATGCCAAGATCCTGGACTTCGGACTGGCCAAACTGATGGAGCCCGTTCCCGGTGAATCCGCGGCGCCCGGGCAGCCGTCCCAAACCCTGACTCTAAATCCGGCCCTCACCATGCCGGGGACGGTGATGGGAACGATCAACTACATGAGTCCCGAACAGGCCCGGGGAAAAGACCTCGACCGGCGAAGCGACATCTTTTCCCTCGGCGTCGTTCTCTATGAAATGGTGACCTCGGAGCTTCCGTTCAAGGGTGAAACGCCCATCGACACCATGCATGCCGTCGCTTACGAGGAACCGCGGCCCGTAACGCTCATCCGCCGGAGCCTGGCGCCGGAACTTCACCGCATCGTCACGCGATGCCTGCGCAAGAATCCGGACGACCGCTATCCCGATGCCCGAAGCCTGGCGGCGGACCTCCGGCGTCTCAAGCAGAATCTCGAATCCGGAACGGTTCCCGGTCTTACGGCCGCCGAACGATTCCGGGACTGGACCGAGCGATTCCGGGCTTCTTTTCCCTTCGGGGCCAAAGGCGCGGCGGTTCTGGCCGGGGCCGTTCTCTTGACGGTCATTCTGGTGCTGGCGCGCTTCAATTGGGGCGCCTTGATCGGTCCGGCCATCCTGACCCTTTTTCTCTATCGATTTATCCGGAACCGGAAAAAACGGCTGATTGCGGCCTTCACCAAA is a genomic window containing:
- a CDS encoding serine/threonine-protein kinase: MVGETLKHYRVEDRLGKGGMGVVYKARDLRLDRPVALKIPDPALVANPQRRQRFMFEARSAAAVSHPAIAQVYDIDEADGTLFIAMEFVDGRSVGRLVAEGELDLLGSIEIAIQVAEGLAKAHDAGILHRDIKPDNIMVTPDGHAKILDFGLAKLMEPVPGESAAPGQPSQTLTLNPALTMPGTVMGTINYMSPEQARGKDLDRRSDIFSLGVVLYEMVTSELPFKGETPIDTMHAVAYEEPRPVTLIRRSLAPELHRIVTRCLRKNPDDRYPDARSLAADLRRLKQNLESGTVPGLTAAERFRDWTERFRASFPFGAKGAAVLAGAVLLTVILVLARFNWGALIGPAILTLFLYRFIRNRKKRLIAAFTKKIARISNVRAVVVRDDRITIVVDRAPAAVYVRITAAVDEINGKLYMGKPVEAEIKSDLPQEEFRAVLQQVGLAYARDDVPPGPENGKRIGPSGS
- a CDS encoding polyprenyl synthetase family protein, which gives rise to MKTKARKEFSEVWRSAAERVDRQLREFLPPNLTDEDVASFLLTQKGEDDPALYTRMISEPAWKLLERGGKRWRPIFGIHLLGALGRDPGPFERLIAVLSELTHTGSLIIDDIQDRSSARRGGACVHLCYGDGPAINAANVLYFMPQLLIMSQSGLTARRKLEIHQILVRQFVRAHFGQARDLDRPAPLTKAALKSLPGRSADVNILRTYELKTAAPIAGLAEVCAVIAGSVPAVRRDCVEFGRALGTAFQIVDDVRDFDRPGKSGRECGKDLGEGKITYAILRALECLRGSARDELIDILTSRTRRSNPADRARGLTLVRRSGALAACRREAEAMVAPVWRTLAARLSSSGHKKFLKQLVAHLMDNPAGIERL